ACTTCGTCTCACCCCAGAATCCCTCCGCCGCGCGGATGAGGCCGAAGGGGGTGATCTTCCGCGTCATGAGATCCTCCGCGCCCTCCCGCACCTCCAGGGAAGAGGTGGCGCCGTTGAACATGGCGGACTGCAGGGCCAGGTCCGAAAGGAAATCCACGCCGTAGGTGTAGGTGCCGCGCGCGTGGGTGACGATGCGGCCACCCTCCCGGGCGATGACGCGGTCACGCTGCGGGGTGACGCCGTTGGTGCGGAGGAAGGCGCGGAGCTTCGCGGGCGTCTCGTTCGCCTTCAGCAGCACCAGCAGGGCGGCGCGGGGACGCTGCCAGTAGCGCTCCAGCACGGCGATCTCCTCATCGGTGAAGTCATACCGTGGCGCGACGAGGGCGATGCCCTCAGCATCCTCCGGGATGTCCTTCATGCCGGCCAGTTCCATGGCGGTGAGCTGGATGTTCTGGAGGCGCAGGTTTTCCTCCAGCGACTTCCATGAGGACTCTTCCCCTTCCGCGTCGATGCGGCTCTTGTCGGAAAGGAAAAGCATCTTCCGCGGGCGGCCCTCGATGGCCTCGACCAAGCGCGCGGTGAGGAGATCCTCGCCCTTGAAGCCGGTGGGACGCCGCTGGCCCTGGTAGGTGGTGTGGACGAGCATCTCATCCGCGACGACGATCTTGACGTTGGGGTTCAGCGCGCGGGTGCCGCCCTGTTCCTGGGCGGTGACGGCGGACTCGTCCGTGCGGGCGTCGATGAGGAGGAGGTCGCGGACGAGGGAGATGTCATACGCGGCGGTGACCTGCTGGGTGCGGTCCGGGCTGCGGAGCGGGTCCAGGATCTCCAGCTCGATCTTTCCGCCGGAAAGGCGGGTATAGTCCTCCGCCAGCGCGCGCACCCGCTCGTAGAACGGGGAGGAGCGGCGGAAGGCCATGATCCATTTCACAGGCTTGTCCCGCTGCTGGATGGCTTCGGACTCCAGGTAGCGGCGGGTGGAGTTGGAGAGGGTGTAGTTTCCGTCCCTGCTGAGGTCCTTCCGCACGTAGTGGAAGGAACTGAGGTAGTTCAGTCCGCCCAGGACGAACAGCAGCAGGACGAGCTGGATGATGGAAAGCGTGCCCACGCCCCAGCGGTTGGGCTTGCGGGGCGCGCCACCGGATTTTTTCCCGGAGATTTCTGCG
This genomic stretch from Akkermansiaceae bacterium harbors:
- a CDS encoding Gldg family protein; translation: MSEASAEISGKKSGGAPRKPNRWGVGTLSIIQLVLLLFVLGGLNYLSSFHYVRKDLSRDGNYTLSNSTRRYLESEAIQQRDKPVKWIMAFRRSSPFYERVRALAEDYTRLSGGKIELEILDPLRSPDRTQQVTAAYDISLVRDLLLIDARTDESAVTAQEQGGTRALNPNVKIVVADEMLVHTTYQGQRRPTGFKGEDLLTARLVEAIEGRPRKMLFLSDKSRIDAEGEESSWKSLEENLRLQNIQLTAMELAGMKDIPEDAEGIALVAPRYDFTDEEIAVLERYWQRPRAALLVLLKANETPAKLRAFLRTNGVTPQRDRVIAREGGRIVTHARGTYTYGVDFLSDLALQSAMFNGATSSLEVREGAEDLMTRKITPFGLIRAAEGFWGETKFGEGDPVFDPAEDSKPPLYLAASVTRGDESSDATANETSRMIVVANTDFLDPTRQRTENVDFLASSVNWLVGRKSLTGTGPRSIGTYMLPLLDSQVQFINRANLFFMPAALLIVGAFVWSSRRA